The stretch of DNA atgttaaaagataatattaaatttaaaataaggtGTAACTAAATAACAACCTTTTGAGAGAGTTTCATTTGAGCAATAGTTTTGACCTGAGACATATTTGAGAAGTGGTCATCTTTGCCTAATTGAGATGAAGACGAAACCTGAGTAAAGTCTTGAGTAGCAGCTTGAGAGTTTTCAATGTCTTTAAATCTAATACAAAAGTAATAAGCATGATCATAGTAAACAATGGGAACATGTTGTTAAATATTTAAGCACCGCAAAGTTGTAACTTACAAAGACTTAAAGTTGGCAACATCTGGGTGGTTATGATTGATTAAAAGCTGTGATCCTGACCAATTGTTACAAAAGGTTGGCCTCCCATTATCTAAAATGAAGTTAAATTATTGGAAAAAAGTTTAATTAGTAAGTGTATTTCTATTAATGTTAAGTAGACAAATTGATAATGGAGATTGAGGAATATTATAAACCTCCTAGTTTACACTGAGCATGTGTTAGGATTAAAAAGATTGGACCCTTTTCTTTGCGACCAGAAATGAAGTTTTGTAATTGAGTAGAAAAAGCTTCCCACAAAGTAACATCAACCATGTCTCCACTAAAAAACATGATATTACAAATAAGATATGTTAGTTTCTCAGCATACAATAACTAAAATGTTTGTTGTTATAATAAACAAACTTTATTTGCCTTTACCTTTCATTAGCCAAGATTAAATTTGTGCAAGGTTTTTTTCCAGAAGCTGCGGTCTGAGTTTTGACAACTTCATGAAGAACGCCAATGATCTCTGAAAAGGACATGAAAAAACATGACTTCAACACCACAACAGTgcaatccaaaaaaatattatactaaAGGTTGAAGAACCTACCATACAAAATATTGATTTTAAACTTTCCATCCTGAACTTCCTTAAAACTTTTGAAGCGAAAATGATGAGGAGGAATGTTAGTGATAGAGTCATCTTTCATGAACTTGGTACCGGATCCAAACACAACTTTGTATGGACTATCACAGGTTTTAAAACCTGCATCATTATCATAAACATGACAGTTATGCAAAACATAGACATTATTGTAGACAACAAATTCCTTCCAATGTTCAAATTCCTTATGGCGAGTTATAGCTTGAACACGATCACCctaaaaacacataaaaccaaagGATAATATGTTAGTATCTGGAACTGATATATATGCAACTTAGACAAAAGTTTAAGCAATGTTAACCTTTGAATCAGCAATAACCATTTCAACATGTGGAAAACCATTGGTGCCTATAACAGTCCAAGTGTCAACCACTCTTACAGCTATTTTCCAAATCTCCCTATCTTTGGTGAGATCCTTGATGAAATCAAACTCTCTTGACATGATGTGACCTACAAAATGAAAAGTAACTCATTTTAAGCTCAACCATGTTAGATGCAGTTTTTAACAATGAATGAAAAAGAGATCCATGTTTAAGATATATTTTAAAAGGTCATggtaacaacaacaacaacatgaaAATCAAACATAGTTGACTATACAACTTCAAAAAAGACA from Trifolium pratense cultivar HEN17-A07 linkage group LG5, ARS_RC_1.1, whole genome shotgun sequence encodes:
- the LOC123885385 gene encoding uncharacterized protein LOC123885385 translates to MSREFDFIKDLTKDREIWKIAVRVVDTWTVIGTNGFPHVEMVIADSKGDRVQAITRHKEFEHWKEFVVYNNVYVLHNCHVYDNDAGFKTCDSPYKVVFGSGTKFMKDDSITNIPPHHFRFKSFKEVQDGKFKINILYEIIGVLHEVVKTQTAASGKKPCTNLILANESGDMVDVTLWEAFSTQLQNFISGRKEKGPIFLILTHAQCKLGDNGRPTFCNNWSGSQLLINHNHPDVANFKSLFKDIENSQAATQDFTQVSSSSQLGKDDHFSNMSQVKTIAQMKLSQKDSYCITVGTTKKFNPNQFGWYYESCSKCTKSSRSMGENYTCSCGENVKLPIARYKVVIQVESEGHKADFVFWDSECHGIIGTTAEELREKMKKVGEDDPKIYPIDLDKLLNLEFAYKVKYQTYYRQASINQMTNDPTLIANIKLHMNLKHPSQSVEIELKDGTNSQKENTECSDSLAFVSQSLSACGDNEFDITSNSTPAKRLSAAIQVDDIASPPLTTTKRSSTKNAKHIKLE